A stretch of DNA from Arctopsyche grandis isolate Sample6627 chromosome 6, ASM5162203v2, whole genome shotgun sequence:
TTCTGAGAAACaagtattaatttattgtttaggtTAAAACCCTGCATTCACTTCAAAAAGATGAAAAACATAGTCCAAGAAGAAAACGAAGAAGAGAAAGTAGTTCAAGTAGAAaatctaaaaagaaaaaatcggACAAAAGGCGATCAAGTGAAAGATATGAAggttgttctttttttttatcgtataaattttatatgtatgtatgtaattaatatttttctatttgaaAATTAGAATCAGAGAATGACCGTGGTGATGCATGGAAACAATCATCTAGAGAAATGAACAAATCCCATGCACATAGTCGAGATAGACATTCTAAAAAATCGAAACGGAAAAAATCTTCTAGAGACAGGTAAAACCCACAGTAAATTTTGGTACTCTTACAGGAGTATTGTTTacccttattttattttattttagtagcTTTATCAATCATGCTAGTGTTGTTAAAAGTAGTGTAGccacaaaataaatcaaacttaaatttctttatataaaaatcatcacAATGTACTTACTGTTTTAGATCACCTGATTATTATAGGAGCAGATTAcataaaaaagcaaaaacacCAAACAGAGATTTAcaaaggtttttattattatataacaacCAATAGAATACAAGCCTCACAAAATTGGATAGCcttgttgttattatttgtttaaatttccattaattatatgttgttgttttttagacCTACTACTTTGAGAGAGTTGTCACTTGAAAAAATGGTCGATGAACAGATAAAATCAGCGGATTCCCTCAAGTCTGCCATTTCCCGTGAAAATGACCAACTGCTAGCGGCATCGTTGAAAGATCTTGTACGTGAAGCGAGGAAAGAAATGACGCCAATTCAACCTATCAAAATGGCCTTGGACATTTTTGCCAACGACCAATCCAATACTACATGTGCCTCCGATAACGATTGGGAAAAGGATAGTATCGATGATAGGAAGTACAAGTCAAAAAGTTCCAGCAGTTCTTCTGGTAGTTCAGAAGACTCGGCAGAAACTTAAAATCAGTTCAGTGTTGTAAAAAAtgatgaattatatttttttataaatattttgtctaaatatgtatgtattataataaaatatatttaagttcATAGAAGAAAAtgtggccaacagaataatatttttcattctgTCATTTTAATTCTGAATAGAAAAATGTATGCAAGTTATTTTTTTAGCAAATTACCTAGCTCAAATGAAATCaaagattgattttttattttgcatataacTTGGCATATgactaaataaatttttctattatatattgtgctttgtttttatttcattttaaatacatatgtaaatagcattgttaacaaattaaattatttattttagatctcgtcaattatttcattatttcgtTCTTTTGTTTGCATTTGAATATGTATCACGTTTAACAGTTGGCagaaatatataagtatgttaACAGCACGTGACTTCGTACTTTTCCACCGACCACACTGATAGACTTAGGCTTCGATAAACTTTATTGTCACCCATTGACATTATTAACCTTTCCGACTCGATGGAGACTTTTTAAAAATGCAGATTCCAACATGTTTTCATAGCGATTATATTTGATTGtgacatgtaaaaaattatgatagtaattcacaaaaagtGAGTAATTAAGATatcacttaaaaaaaaaaaaaacattatatttccaGTTATCACCGCCACAATTCGATATTTCATCCTACACAATGTGATAATTTCGCGGATATTGGACGCCTGTAACGTTAAGGATGTAGATTTGAAAAAACCATACGTAAACATTATCTATGTTTGATAAtggtaattaaaatatattttttacgatagcatttttattatattattttaagtacGCATGGACGACTACACATGTATGCGTAATCAAAACTAAATGTGAAATATATTGCGTAGTGTagttgtattgaaaaaaaattacgtctaCGTGTTatcgatattttcaaaatatgttatttaatttttcgaagAATTGTTACATGCTGTTGAATTTGAAGGACGTAAGAAATGGAGCAGCTGATAACAAACCAACGCATCAATGAATAAAATTGTGCATATCGTAAAAGATGTTCTACCAGGGCTGTACATTTGTATAGTGGTTTGATTATAAATGAATAAGTATAGTCATAATTGGTTTGGGTGTAATACTTGCACTACAATCatttactgtatgtacatacataaatagttttcctacatttaaaataattatttgtgaCAAAAGTTCATCGATCTCGATTCTGCAATATTTCAgtcaacaattaattattttttatgtatctattTCTTGATAACAATATATGGAAATTCGTAATCGACTACGAAACAAGGTGAaaagtttttaactttttatcaAACTTTAAATGATGTATGAAAAGAAAACACTGAAGAGATAATactgtatgtaattaaatttcagaACTATTTTTTCCTTACAAATTAAGAACATAaaaatatctttaatttatttatttatttatatactatatacagccgcaaggaccattaaaccataataaaatagataaaatattaataaaaaacaaagattAATACAAGAATAGAAAAACATGAGTTTTAGAACAATGAAAATACGCGAAGTGAATAaatgaaataacaataaaataaaatgcatttagcctttgtattaatttaatttaaattttaaatttaatgttattaaattgatattttagacAGTTttcatttaatgaaaaaagaaatggCCATTTATAAAGatgttattttgaatttatacatTCAgtgcttttttaaaaaaaaaaaagattctggAAATCACTcaacaaacataaaaaaatatattcttatataatttaattgaaatttaaagcaattttACCTATGCCATGGAgcgtataaaaaattaaacattttttttaaaacagtgctacattgcaaaaaaaaaacactgcatATATTatctcggtctccgtgacgagccagaatgttaaattaccgaaaacgcaaatatcggaaggcaaagatcgaaagatcaaaaaaatggccactgacacgaaagccatgtgaaacgtaaaggaggtatgtaaaaaaagggtgcatggtaaacggtacatactcacttaatttacgcgagcaggatacaacaggaacaagaggaacaggcttttcctcccgtattaatgtgcgcgcgcagaatacgggaggaaaagcctgttcctcttgttcctgttgtatcctgctcgcgcaaattaagtgagtatgtaccgtttagcatgcacccttttttttgatctttcgactgaagatctttgccttccgataaaaaaaaacttatatatatcttattaatatgcgaaaagtctatcagaactattagaaaaatacctatgtgttggttgctatttttacatacctcctttacgtttcacatggctttcgtgtcagtggtcatttttcaaaataatttaataagaaagtatgacATAACAGATGCGACTTCACATGGATATAAAGAatgcgtggatcgaaaaatatattaagcatTGAATAAACAATAATATCAATATCGGTTAGTCCGACATCCCGAGAaggggcccctcgagtagtccgggccctggaactatACCTCGTCTCTCCCCTGTATATACAAAGtaattcttttttattattggaAATAAAGGAATCTGCATGAAATATGAGAAGGGAGTGTATTAAAAAAGgatgaaaaaatagaatatatgatATCTGTAAGTTTTCCTAATGCAAagagaatatatttatttgattgtacatacatacatgctgcATTTCATTTGatatgacaaaaaaataatcgacATTTTTTTGCCTTTCATTTATGATAATTTTCAGTAAAAAGTCGCAAAAATAATCAGTTTTGATACCTCAAGTGATTTCCTTTGTTATGAAAAAtactattattgttattattgtgtAGACTTGGATAGTGGTAGCATAAAATTTCACATACGTATTACTCCTACGTCAATGTGGAgacgtatttaaataatataaatcatttatGGACATCAGTCGTATTTCGTTTTTCGTTGTGAACACAACTTAATTCAATCTTTAATTCCGctgtatagtaaaatataacTATGGCTCTTTTGGAAGTGTGTacatcgtttttatttttttttacttatatttattttcaaataaatctaaatgaacatattaaataaatattaaaatttttaaagcaACAGATTAACCTTGTGGATCCATCTCAACTTTTGAGACCAGAAGAGATTTATAATGGAAAACCAGTAAATGCATTTCGGGATTATAGCATCGATGATGACGATCCCATAAAATCCAGAGTGCAAAATACTTACAAACTCATGCACACTCACCAGACCGTAAATTTTGTAAATGGTAAAAAATCCTTCATAGTTATTCCAGAATATAATCCTAATctgaaatagttttatttaaaatcaataaattccttagaaaaaatgcaaaaatggtTGAAATTTGATCACGCAAAATCTACCATAAAAGAAGCACTTTTAAAACTGAACGATTTAATAGACGAATCTGATCCAGACACTGATTTACCAAATATTGTGCACGCATTCCAAACTGCTGAAAAAATCCGTGCCGATCATCCAAATTTAGATTGGTTTCATCTAACCGGCTTGATCCACGATCTTGGAAAGGTAAGAACACTTCATTACACAAATTTACTGTGAAATAATTACTATATCATAAATGTTTGTGTAGCTTATGGCATTCTATAATGAGCCCCAATGGTGTGTAGTCGGTGATACTTTTGTCGTTGGATGTGATTGGGGTCCTTCAATAGTTTATCGAGAGACCAGTTTCAAGGATAACCCTGACGGCGCAGACAATAGATAcaagtaataaatatatttactacaCACATCTTCAGCTTGTAATTAGTTATTGTACCTAATGTTATTTGTGATTACAGTACAAAATATGGAATGTATAAACCTCATTGTGGGCTTGACAATGTGAATTTATCATGGGGTCATGATGAATATCTATATAGAGTTCTGAAGCACAATGGTACAAAATTGCCCGAAGCTGCATTGTGTATGATacggtacatatatatatataaatattaacaatatattACTTGAATAATacgaaattaatattatatgtacgtaggtatattaagaaataaaattcatgtgtTTAGATACCATTCCTTTTACCCGTGGCATGCTGGAGGAGACTACAAACATTTAACTAACAAAATGGATGAAGAGAAGATGAAGTGGGTGCTAGAATTCAAGTAAGCTTTTCCACCATGTGAAACTTTATTAATTCAAATGTTTttggttatatttatttaattatgctTTTAGTAAATACGACCTTTATACAAAGAGTGAAGACATACCAAATATTGAGACATTGTGGCCATATTATGAGAGcttaatagaaaaatatatgcCTGGAGTTTTAGAGTGGTGAATATATGACATAATtgtgtaaataatacaaataatctaGTTTATAATCTATATAAATACCTTTATGCAtagtaaaatgtatatttctatattgtg
This window harbors:
- the Miox gene encoding myo-inositol oxygenase isoform X2; protein product: MALLEINLVDPSQLLRPEEIYNGKPVNAFRDYSIDDDDPIKSRVQNTYKLMHTHQTVNFVNEKMQKWLKFDHAKSTIKEALLKLNDLIDESDPDTDLPNIVHAFQTAEKIRADHPNLDWFHLTGLIHDLGKLMAFYNEPQWCVVGDTFVVGCDWGPSIVYRETSFKDNPDGADNRYNTKYGMYKPHCGLDNVNLSWGHDEYLYRVLKHNGTKLPEAALCMIRYHSFYPWHAGGDYKHLTNKMDEEKMKWVLEFNKYDLYTKSEDIPNIETLWPYYESLIEKYMPGVLEW
- the Miox gene encoding myo-inositol oxygenase isoform X1: MALLEQQINLVDPSQLLRPEEIYNGKPVNAFRDYSIDDDDPIKSRVQNTYKLMHTHQTVNFVNEKMQKWLKFDHAKSTIKEALLKLNDLIDESDPDTDLPNIVHAFQTAEKIRADHPNLDWFHLTGLIHDLGKLMAFYNEPQWCVVGDTFVVGCDWGPSIVYRETSFKDNPDGADNRYNTKYGMYKPHCGLDNVNLSWGHDEYLYRVLKHNGTKLPEAALCMIRYHSFYPWHAGGDYKHLTNKMDEEKMKWVLEFNKYDLYTKSEDIPNIETLWPYYESLIEKYMPGVLEW